The Streptomyces sp. NBC_00224 genome contains the following window.
GCGATGTTCGCTTGACCTTCGATGACCAGGGCTGGCCGGTAAGCGAAGGGCTTCTGTTCTCGGACGACGATATTTCGGCGTCGGAGTTCTCGACCAAAGAACGTCCGGGTTTCATCTTGCTGCGCGAGGCAATCCGGCAGCGTCGTCTATGGCTGATCGTGGTCACGGAAGTTGCGCGCATCACGCGCAATATGGAAGTGGCGATCGACTTCGTCAAGCTCCAGAAGGCGGCTGGTGGCGTGGTCGTCATGACCACGGACGGGCGGACGTTTGACCTGAAGACGCAGACTGGAATCCACGATTTCTATGCTGCTGTGGTCGAGGCGAGCCGGGAATCTGGCGTCAAGTCCGACCGGATGAAGCGAAACAAGCGCAACGTCTCGGCGAGCGGCCGCTACCACGGTGGTCGTCCCCGCTATGGTCGCGTGCGCGCGGTCAAGGACGAGTTTGGCCGCGTGGTCAACACTGGCAAGGTCGGCCACGACATCGTGGAGGAAGAGGCTGAAATCCTGCGCGAGACGATTGACCGGATCTGCGAGGGGTGGCCGCTGGCGTCAATTGTGCGCGACCTGAAAGAGCGCGGCATCGTCGGGGTGAACGGTGAGCCTTTCCAGCGGACTGTTCTGCGCAAGGCGATCTCCAGCAAGCACCTGATCGGTGTCCAGGAGTCGAAAGGCCGAGAGTACCCGGGGGCGTTCCCTCCTATCATCACGGATCGTGCGAAGTGGGAGAAGGCGATGGCTATCCTGCGCGCCCGGGGACGTACAAACAGCGAGGCAAGGTCGTACCTCACCAAAGCACGCTGCGGTAAGTGCGAGGGAGAGATGACTGGCCACTACCGCGACAACCGACGCACGTACCAGTGCCGCGCCTACAACGACCATGGCCAGAAGATCGGGTGCGGTATGCAGCGCATCGCTGATCCGGTGGAGTTGCTCATCCTCGATGCAGTCCAGTACCGCTACAACACCCCGGGGTTCATCGAAGCACTGCGCCGCGCCTACCAGGAAAGTAGCGAGCACGATGAGCTTGGGAAGCTCATCGACCAAGTCCGACAGATTCAAGGCCGCTTGGATGAGTTGGAAGACGCTTGGACGAAAGGAACTGAGGGCCTCGACCTGACGTCGATGCTGCGGATGAAGGCGACCATGCAGAGCGAACTCAAGATGGTGAACGCCAGGATGGAGCGGAGCGCTGCGGGTCAGATGGTTGCTGCGATCACGACGGGCGGCATCAAGGCGGCCTTCGACAAGGCCGACATGGCGCAGCTGCGCGTGTACGTCGATCTCATCGTTGAAGAGGTGCGGATTGAACCAATCGCGGACACGAGCACACGACCGCGTTGGAAGCATGAGGCAACTGGCAGGTCATGGCTGTTCGACTACAGGCTCGTAAAGATTAAGTTCAAGTACTAGTCGTCTTCGACGATAGAGGCCGTTAACTGAGCGGCCTGAGCAAGTATGGCGGCGTCTTCGACGAACTCGGGGACGCCGCTTTGTTTTGCTTGCTCCCGGACGTACTCGGCTAGGTCAAAATCTTCTTCCATTGGTTGGTTCTCCGTCTATGTTTTTATTGTACGTCAACCTCCGGTATTTGTATTCGTGTCGGTGTTGTGCTTTGTGCTGAACCTATGGAACTGGCCGGCTCACGCTGTCATAAATGGGAGTAGGCCGAGGGGATTCCCCGGCCCGAACCCCACATGAAGGAGCGTGAAGCAGCATGGCTATTGTGAGTCGTAAGGTCTCAGACCTGAGTGGCAACGAGGGAAGCGACGAAGAGTTTGCCGCTGTCGTTGTCCGGCAACACCCCAAGCTGGACCAGCCCAAGGCGCTGGATGTGTTGCTGCCTGAACTGGAGCAGTTCAAGGACATCAGTGGCGACCTTGTGATCCTGGAGGTCACTATGCCCGACAACCGTAAGCGTGACCTCTACGTGAGGCTCGCTGAGTTCAACAAGGTGTCGGCGAAGATGGATGACATCCTCGACAATGCGCGTGGCACACGTGGACGAGTGCCTGGCACCCGCGTTGGTGGCAACGGGTCGTAGATTTCCGCTCCTTCACCCACTCCGCCTCGTACCGGATGGTTCTGGTGGTTGAGGTGGTGGTTCCCCGTCCTGGTGGCCTGAGAAGGGTTGCTGGGGCGGGGGTTTTCATCGCACCATCCATCCCGTAGCCACTATTCGCACTAACGTGCGAGCTTTGGAAATGTTGAGTCCCCACGGACCCGTTGTCCTGTGCCGCCTTTGGCTGTCATAATTATTGGATCTTTATATGCGTGAAAAGAGGGTTGCATGTTGGATTTGAGTTTACTGGGGCTCCTGAGCATTGTTGCGGGAGCGGTCATTTCATCAACTATTGGCCTCTTCTTAGGGAGTACGTTGGAGTATCTCGCCGCGCGTACAATCGGAAGCATATGGCATGGCGGCGAGTATGATGTGCGTGGAAGGTGGAAGTCGACCT
Protein-coding sequences here:
- a CDS encoding recombinase family protein, with protein sequence MLTADTAWAVKVKEFPDGRGGYARVSMNRNGQSVSVVNQFGDVRLTFDDQGWPVSEGLLFSDDDISASEFSTKERPGFILLREAIRQRRLWLIVVTEVARITRNMEVAIDFVKLQKAAGGVVVMTTDGRTFDLKTQTGIHDFYAAVVEASRESGVKSDRMKRNKRNVSASGRYHGGRPRYGRVRAVKDEFGRVVNTGKVGHDIVEEEAEILRETIDRICEGWPLASIVRDLKERGIVGVNGEPFQRTVLRKAISSKHLIGVQESKGREYPGAFPPIITDRAKWEKAMAILRARGRTNSEARSYLTKARCGKCEGEMTGHYRDNRRTYQCRAYNDHGQKIGCGMQRIADPVELLILDAVQYRYNTPGFIEALRRAYQESSEHDELGKLIDQVRQIQGRLDELEDAWTKGTEGLDLTSMLRMKATMQSELKMVNARMERSAAGQMVAAITTGGIKAAFDKADMAQLRVYVDLIVEEVRIEPIADTSTRPRWKHEATGRSWLFDYRLVKIKFKY